A genome region from Crossiella equi includes the following:
- the scpB gene encoding SMC-Scp complex subunit ScpB translates to MTENDRGLPPVPRAEPGTEEETAGAPAAATEPAPEAVPELSVAAIDAADEEEDEDAVVRNPLPDLTEDSALESALEALLLVVDAPIAEEALADAVEVPVKRVTVTLRRMAEELTESGSGIDLRRVADGWRYYTRDTYAPFVERLLLNGQRAKLTRAALETLAVIAYRQPVTRARVAAVRGVNVDGVIRSLLARGLIEETGADPDTNGILYRTTELFLERLGLSSVKELPPLAPLLPEVDAIDELGQ, encoded by the coding sequence GTGACCGAGAACGACCGGGGCCTGCCGCCGGTGCCGCGCGCCGAGCCGGGCACCGAGGAGGAGACGGCGGGCGCCCCGGCCGCCGCGACCGAACCGGCACCGGAGGCCGTGCCCGAGCTCTCCGTCGCGGCCATCGACGCCGCCGACGAGGAGGAGGACGAGGACGCGGTTGTCCGCAACCCCCTGCCCGACCTCACCGAGGACTCGGCGCTGGAGTCCGCCCTGGAGGCGCTGCTGCTGGTCGTGGACGCGCCCATCGCCGAGGAGGCCCTGGCCGACGCGGTGGAGGTGCCGGTCAAGCGGGTCACCGTGACGCTGCGCCGGATGGCCGAGGAGCTCACCGAGTCCGGCAGCGGCATCGACCTGCGCCGCGTGGCCGATGGCTGGCGCTACTACACCCGCGACACCTACGCCCCGTTCGTGGAGCGCCTGCTGCTCAACGGCCAGCGCGCCAAGCTCACCCGCGCGGCCCTGGAGACCCTGGCCGTGATCGCCTACCGCCAGCCCGTCACCCGTGCCCGGGTGGCCGCCGTGCGCGGGGTGAACGTGGACGGGGTTATCCGCAGCCTGCTCGCCCGTGGTCTGATTGAGGAGACCGGTGCGGACCCGGATACCAACGGCATCCTCTACCGCACCACCGAGCTGTTCCTGGAGCGGCTGGGGCTGTCCTCGGTGAAGGAACTGCCCCCGCTCGCCCCGTTGTTGCCTGAAGTGGACGCGATCGATGAACTCGGACAATGA
- a CDS encoding pseudouridine synthase — protein sequence MNSDNEPQGVRLQKVLSKAGIASRRVAEDMIAEGRVAVDGEVVTEQGRRVDPEHAVIHVDGLRVMVTGNLVHLALNKPRGVHTTMSDDRGRPCVGDYVADHEERLFHVGRLDAETEGLLLLTNDGELAHRLMHPSYNVYKTYLVEVEGPVHRDLGKRLLNGVELDDGPVKLDKYLVKDSNSGRVLIEVVLHEGRNRIVRRLFDSVGHPVLRLVRTAVGEVRLAGQRPGALRPLTRAEVGALYKNVGL from the coding sequence ATGAACTCGGACAATGAGCCGCAGGGTGTGCGGTTGCAGAAGGTGCTCTCCAAGGCCGGGATCGCCTCCCGGCGCGTGGCGGAGGACATGATCGCCGAGGGCCGGGTGGCCGTCGACGGTGAAGTGGTCACCGAACAAGGCCGCCGGGTCGACCCGGAGCACGCGGTGATCCACGTGGACGGCCTGCGCGTGATGGTCACCGGCAACCTGGTGCACCTGGCCCTGAACAAGCCGCGCGGAGTGCACACCACCATGTCCGACGACCGGGGCCGCCCCTGTGTCGGGGACTACGTGGCCGACCACGAGGAACGCCTGTTCCACGTCGGCCGCCTGGACGCCGAGACCGAGGGCCTGCTGCTGCTCACCAACGACGGCGAGCTCGCCCACCGGCTCATGCACCCCTCCTACAACGTCTACAAGACCTACCTGGTCGAGGTCGAGGGCCCGGTGCACCGCGACCTGGGCAAGCGCCTGCTGAACGGCGTGGAGCTCGACGACGGCCCGGTGAAGCTGGACAAGTACCTGGTCAAGGACAGCAACTCCGGCCGCGTGCTGATCGAGGTCGTGCTGCACGAGGGCCGCAACCGCATCGTGCGCCGCCTGTTCGACTCCGTCGGGCACCCGGTGCTGCGCCTGGTGCGCACCGCCGTCGGCGAGGTCCGGCTGGCCGGGCAGCGGCCCGGCGCGCTGCGCCCGCTGACCAGGGCCGAGGTCGGCGCGCTGTACAAGAACGTGGGGCTCTGA
- a CDS encoding LuxR C-terminal-related transcriptional regulator: MRVVIAEDAVLLRQGLTLLLAESGHEVLEAVGDAEALLRAVERHRPDAAVVDVRMPPTHRDEGLRAALVIRRTWPETKILVLSQYVEERYAADLITGELSGIGYLLKDRVADVEEFTQALTRVAAGGTVFDPDVVAQILARSRRQDPLATLTPREREVLGLMAEGRSNAGIAEALTITERAVEKYVGSIFTKLGLPIAGNDHRRVLAVLRYLEA; the protein is encoded by the coding sequence ATGCGAGTCGTGATCGCCGAGGACGCCGTGCTGCTGCGCCAGGGCCTGACCCTGCTGCTGGCCGAGAGCGGGCACGAGGTCCTGGAGGCGGTCGGCGACGCGGAGGCGTTGCTGCGCGCGGTGGAGCGGCACCGGCCGGACGCGGCGGTGGTGGACGTGCGGATGCCGCCCACGCACCGCGACGAGGGCCTGCGGGCGGCGCTGGTGATCCGCCGGACCTGGCCGGAGACCAAGATCCTGGTGCTCAGCCAGTACGTGGAGGAGCGCTACGCCGCCGATCTGATCACCGGCGAGCTCAGCGGCATCGGCTACCTGCTCAAGGACCGGGTGGCCGACGTCGAGGAGTTCACCCAGGCCCTGACCAGGGTCGCGGCCGGGGGCACGGTGTTCGATCCGGACGTGGTGGCCCAGATCCTGGCCCGGTCCCGCCGCCAGGACCCCCTGGCCACCCTGACCCCGCGCGAGCGCGAGGTGCTGGGGCTGATGGCCGAGGGACGGTCCAACGCCGGGATCGCCGAGGCGCTGACGATCACCGAGCGGGCGGTGGAGAAGTACGTGGGCAGCATCTTCACCAAGCTGGGCCTGCCCATCGCGGGCAACGACCACCGCCGGGTGCTCGCCGTGCTCCGGTACCTGGAGGCCTGA
- a CDS encoding sensor histidine kinase, translated as MATVRRGVSISWSGLGNRLAWDIVSARTWRNTLGLLLAPFWLVVPVGLILLAFTGALWPLVLLLVGAPLPLVFAFLPTVLLSPLVVLLGSRLLTWANRVEAGQFRVLHDAEVTPALRLPDRKGVLGKSLGLIVNPTLWRTIGYYLARAALAVPSGLLTFFAWFGPVYLIGVAVLESLHPPELRDAVSRYQATATGLAPFRGGDWLFWVVVFLVVGMVLLFLAPVLVRGMSIVHVALTRTVLEPKSAADLAARVREVEERRSVAMRAAEAERRRIERDLHDGAQQQLVALAMKLGRARARHGNDPDGAMTLVAEAHQEAKDAIEMLRSLTRGLHPPVLEDRGLDAALSALAAHCPVPVRISYDVSPRPTQTIEAIGYFVVAEALTNIAKHARASRAGVEVRREEDRLVIRVTDDGVGGAAATPGSGLAGLADRAGGVDGRLSISSPAGGPTAVTVELPCES; from the coding sequence ATGGCCACTGTCCGAAGAGGAGTGTCGATCAGCTGGTCCGGCCTGGGCAACCGGCTGGCCTGGGACATCGTGTCCGCCCGCACCTGGCGGAACACCCTCGGTCTGCTGCTCGCCCCGTTCTGGCTGGTCGTCCCGGTCGGGCTGATCCTGCTGGCCTTCACCGGCGCGCTGTGGCCGCTGGTCCTGCTGCTCGTCGGCGCGCCGCTGCCGCTGGTGTTCGCCTTCCTGCCGACGGTGCTGCTCAGCCCCCTGGTCGTACTGCTCGGCAGCCGCCTGCTGACCTGGGCCAACCGGGTCGAGGCCGGGCAGTTCCGGGTGCTGCACGACGCCGAGGTCACCCCGGCGCTGCGCCTGCCCGACCGCAAGGGCGTGCTCGGCAAGTCCCTGGGCCTGATCGTCAACCCAACCCTGTGGCGCACGATCGGCTACTACCTGGCCCGCGCGGCGCTGGCCGTGCCGAGCGGCCTGCTCACCTTCTTCGCCTGGTTCGGCCCGGTCTACCTGATCGGGGTGGCGGTGCTGGAGAGCCTGCACCCGCCGGAGCTGCGCGACGCCGTCAGCCGCTACCAGGCCACCGCCACCGGCCTGGCGCCCTTCCGGGGCGGGGACTGGCTGTTCTGGGTGGTGGTGTTCCTGGTGGTCGGCATGGTGCTGTTGTTCCTGGCCCCGGTGCTGGTGCGCGGCATGTCCATCGTGCACGTGGCGCTGACCCGCACGGTGCTGGAGCCGAAGTCCGCTGCCGACCTGGCCGCGCGGGTGCGGGAGGTGGAGGAGCGCCGGTCGGTGGCGATGCGGGCCGCGGAGGCGGAGCGGCGGCGCATCGAACGGGACCTGCACGACGGCGCGCAGCAGCAGCTGGTGGCGCTGGCGATGAAGCTGGGCCGCGCCCGGGCCCGGCACGGCAACGACCCGGACGGCGCGATGACGCTGGTGGCGGAGGCCCACCAGGAGGCCAAGGACGCCATCGAGATGCTGCGCAGCCTGACCCGGGGCCTGCACCCGCCGGTGCTGGAGGACCGGGGCCTGGACGCCGCCCTGTCGGCGCTGGCCGCGCACTGCCCGGTGCCGGTGCGCATCAGCTACGACGTCAGCCCGCGCCCCACGCAGACCATCGAGGCCATCGGCTACTTCGTGGTGGCCGAGGCGCTGACCAACATCGCCAAGCACGCCCGCGCCAGCCGCGCCGGGGTCGAGGTCCGCCGCGAGGAGGACCGCCTGGTGATCAGGGTGACCGACGACGGCGTGGGCGGGGCCGCGGCCACGCCGGGCTCCGGCCTGGCGGGTCTGGCCGACCGGGCCGGGGGTGTGGATGGCAGGCTGTCGATCTCCAGCCCCGCCGGGGGCCCGACCGCCGTGACCGTGGAGCTGCCATGCGAGTCGTGA
- a CDS encoding GNAT family N-acetyltransferase, protein MIAAPTGPLPKLLASTAAAGQGMYSMVVADTDAEVRAAQRLRHRVFAEELGARLAGPSGVDVDGLDGHCDHLLIKSEPSGEVVGTYRILSPWAARRRGGLYADGEFRLGALDDLRPSLVELGRSCVAPEHRNGSVIGLMWAGIFRYVALVGARWVAGCASIPLVDGGLRAAGVRDVVLSRSPAPAEYRVTPRNPWRHKDVVRGREGIALPPLMRGYLRLGAWACGEPALDPEFGCADFFLLLAVDRMDPRYSRRFQ, encoded by the coding sequence ATGATCGCCGCACCCACCGGGCCCCTGCCGAAACTGCTGGCCAGCACCGCGGCCGCCGGGCAGGGCATGTACAGCATGGTCGTGGCCGACACGGACGCGGAAGTCCGTGCCGCGCAACGGCTGCGGCACCGCGTCTTCGCCGAGGAGCTCGGCGCGCGCCTGGCCGGACCGTCCGGAGTGGACGTCGACGGGCTGGACGGGCACTGTGACCACCTGCTGATCAAGTCCGAGCCGAGTGGCGAGGTGGTCGGCACCTACCGCATCCTGTCGCCCTGGGCCGCGCGCCGCCGGGGCGGGCTCTACGCGGACGGCGAGTTCCGGCTGGGGGCCTTGGATGATCTTCGACCGTCGCTGGTGGAGCTCGGCCGGTCCTGTGTGGCCCCCGAGCACCGCAACGGCAGCGTCATCGGCCTCATGTGGGCCGGGATCTTCAGGTACGTCGCCCTGGTCGGGGCCCGCTGGGTGGCCGGTTGCGCCTCGATCCCGCTGGTCGACGGGGGTCTGCGCGCCGCCGGGGTGCGCGATGTCGTCCTGTCCCGCTCGCCCGCGCCCGCCGAGTACCGCGTCACACCCCGGAACCCGTGGCGGCACAAGGACGTTGTCCGGGGTAGAGAGGGGATCGCGTTGCCACCACTGATGCGGGGCTACCTGAGGCTGGGGGCGTGGGCGTGTGGGGAGCCCGCCCTGGACCCGGAGTTCGGCTGCGCGGACTTCTTCCTGTTGCTGGCCGTGGACCGGATGGATCCACGCTACTCGAGGAGGTTCCAGTGA
- a CDS encoding lysophospholipid acyltransferase family protein encodes MTARRRKPFKWTPFTPCDPSCIPSRDGEPVVSRLERARRLLRLAGFLAVAVPVSWFFGRMSPRRRGRLVQAGARAMLRALDIRLTVRGTLPSTPTLIVANHLSWVDGLVMLATQPLYQVAKAEIRYIPLFGGLGTRAGTVWIKRDKMSQLPGVVEKMRVRLAEGAHVAVFPEGTTRCTPDGAVMRRASFQAALDAGAAVQPARVEFFGREGRPSTMPTFIGRDDLLPSIGRVLRARGLHATVTFGQAIPAGTAGTRKELAALAKDGFDRLGGEVAARVPEEALAATEPTGAEGAGATGRPGPAVERERELDAA; translated from the coding sequence GTGACCGCGAGGCGGCGCAAGCCCTTCAAGTGGACGCCGTTCACCCCGTGCGACCCGAGCTGCATCCCCAGCCGGGACGGCGAGCCCGTGGTGTCCCGGCTGGAACGGGCCCGCAGGCTGCTGCGCCTGGCCGGGTTCCTCGCCGTGGCCGTGCCGGTGTCCTGGTTCTTCGGCCGCATGTCACCGCGAAGACGCGGCCGGCTGGTGCAGGCCGGGGCGCGGGCCATGCTGCGCGCCCTGGACATCCGGCTGACCGTGCGCGGCACGCTGCCCAGCACGCCCACGCTGATCGTGGCCAACCACCTGTCCTGGGTGGACGGGCTGGTCATGCTCGCCACCCAGCCGCTCTACCAGGTCGCCAAGGCCGAGATCCGCTACATCCCGCTCTTCGGCGGTCTCGGCACCCGCGCGGGCACGGTGTGGATCAAGCGCGACAAGATGTCCCAGCTGCCGGGCGTGGTGGAGAAGATGCGCGTCCGGCTGGCCGAGGGCGCCCACGTCGCGGTCTTCCCCGAGGGGACCACGCGCTGCACCCCCGACGGCGCGGTGATGCGCCGGGCCAGCTTCCAGGCAGCCCTGGACGCGGGCGCCGCGGTGCAGCCCGCCCGGGTGGAGTTCTTCGGGCGGGAGGGGCGGCCGAGCACCATGCCCACCTTCATCGGCCGCGACGACCTGCTGCCCTCGATCGGGCGGGTGCTGCGGGCCCGGGGGCTGCACGCGACGGTGACCTTCGGCCAGGCCATCCCGGCCGGGACGGCGGGCACGCGCAAGGAGCTCGCGGCCCTGGCCAAGGACGGTTTCGACCGGCTCGGCGGGGAGGTGGCGGCGCGGGTGCCGGAGGAGGCGTTGGCCGCGACCGAGCCCACCGGCGCCGAGGGGGCCGGAGCCACCGGACGGCCCGGCCCGGCCGTCGAACGCGAGCGGGAGCTGGACGCCGCCTGA
- a CDS encoding peptidoglycan recognition protein family protein codes for MSNPAPHPFGRRAFLRGGLTVTAAGALGLADPLFAGASELAPTIHGTAAWNARPASGAISLLASKPVKIIVHHTATANSTDYSLAHAFALSRSIQNYHMDSNGWIDTGQHFTNSRGGHITEGRHRSLEVLRAGARHVVSAHASGQNNVALGIENEGLYTSVGPTTAQWNSLVALCKYMCQQYGIATSQIFGHRDFNNTACPGNVLYGRLPELRRAVATAMGSREKVLDPVVWPLLQPGDRSEKVVVAQRLLRNAGYAEVPVDGMFDPRTEAAGKRVEAATGLPETGLFGAETWPVLVPGALRRGDRGEAVHAAQLLLVAAGMRGPATGEYDGPTEQAVRDAQTAYRLPATGQLDHLTWQHLLR; via the coding sequence ATGTCGAACCCTGCACCCCACCCGTTCGGCCGCCGCGCGTTCTTACGCGGCGGACTCACCGTGACCGCGGCCGGGGCACTCGGCCTAGCCGATCCCCTGTTCGCCGGAGCGAGCGAGCTGGCGCCCACCATCCACGGCACCGCGGCCTGGAACGCCCGGCCCGCCAGCGGCGCGATCTCGCTGCTGGCCAGCAAGCCGGTCAAGATCATCGTGCACCACACGGCCACCGCGAACAGCACCGACTACAGCCTCGCGCACGCCTTCGCGCTGTCCCGGTCCATCCAGAACTACCACATGGACTCCAACGGCTGGATCGACACCGGCCAGCACTTCACCAACAGCCGCGGCGGGCACATCACCGAGGGCCGCCACCGCAGCCTGGAGGTGCTGCGCGCCGGTGCCCGGCACGTGGTCAGCGCGCACGCCTCGGGCCAGAACAACGTGGCGCTGGGCATCGAGAACGAGGGCCTCTACACCAGCGTCGGCCCGACCACGGCCCAGTGGAACTCGCTGGTGGCGCTGTGCAAGTACATGTGCCAGCAGTACGGCATCGCGACCAGCCAGATCTTCGGCCACCGCGACTTCAACAACACGGCCTGCCCGGGCAACGTCCTGTACGGGCGCCTGCCGGAGCTGCGCCGCGCGGTGGCCACGGCGATGGGCAGCCGGGAGAAGGTCCTGGACCCGGTGGTCTGGCCGCTGCTGCAACCGGGTGACCGGAGCGAGAAGGTCGTGGTGGCCCAGCGCCTGCTGCGCAACGCCGGGTACGCCGAGGTCCCGGTGGACGGCATGTTCGACCCGCGCACCGAGGCCGCGGGCAAACGTGTGGAGGCCGCCACCGGGCTGCCCGAGACGGGCCTGTTCGGCGCGGAGACCTGGCCGGTGCTGGTACCGGGCGCGCTGCGCCGGGGCGACCGGGGCGAGGCGGTGCACGCCGCCCAGCTGCTGCTGGTCGCGGCGGGCATGCGCGGCCCGGCCACCGGCGAGTACGACGGGCCGACAGAGCAGGCGGTCCGGGACGCGCAGACGGCCTACCGCCTGCCCGCCACCGGCCAGCTGGACCACCTCACCTGGCAGCACCTGCTCCGCTGA